One part of the Vicia villosa cultivar HV-30 ecotype Madison, WI linkage group LG6, Vvil1.0, whole genome shotgun sequence genome encodes these proteins:
- the LOC131611897 gene encoding uncharacterized protein LOC131611897, whose translation MPVNRRNRNGTLTATPNPNPRPQPPPPSFVITVVDHSLPYDTHNIYSITFDSNPPIQTLLTSTPSIVDTWLLDTLRLQSPSPLLVGFDIEWRPNFQRGQSNPAAVLQLCIDNRCLVFQIIHSPFIPDSLLTFLANANNRFVGVGIKADVEKLLEDYNISVANFVDLRNLAADVLNDREMLRTGIKSLALHVIGKSVQKPKKVSMSRWDNVWLNAEQVKYATVDAFVSFEIGRRLYSN comes from the coding sequence ATGCCAGTTAATCGTAGAAACCGTAACGGCACACTCACTGCCACCCCCAACCCTAACCCCAGACCACAACCACCACCACCATCCTTCGTCATCACCGTCGTCGACCATTCCCTCCCATACGACACCCACAACATCTACTCCATCACCTTCGATTCAAACCCCCCTATCCAAACCCTCCTAACCTCCACCCCCTCCATAGTCGACACATGGCTCCTCGACACCCTCCGTCTCCAATCCCCCTCCCCCCTCCTCGTCGGCTTCGACATCGAATGGCGCCCTAACTTCCAACGCGGCCAATCAAACCCCGCCGCCGTCCTCCAGCTCTGCATCGACAACCGCTGCCTCGTTTTCCAAATCATCCATTCCCCTTTCATCCCTGACTCCCTCCTAACCTTCCTAGCCAACGCTAATAACAGATTCGTTGGAGTTGGGATTAAAGCTGATGTAGAGAAGCTTCTAGAAGATTATAATATCAGCGTCGCGAATTTCGTTGATTTACGGAACCTCGCTGCTGATGTGTTGAATGATCGGGAGATGTTGAGGACTGGTATTAAATCGTTGGCGCTGCATGTGATTGGGAAATCTGTTCAGAAACCAAAGAAGGTTTCTATGAGTAGATGGGATAATGTTTGGCTTAATGCTGAGCAGGTTAAGTATGCAACTGTTGATGCTTTTGTTTCGTTTGAGATTGGTCGTCGTCTTTATTCTAATTAG